In the genome of Populus trichocarpa isolate Nisqually-1 chromosome 6, P.trichocarpa_v4.1, whole genome shotgun sequence, one region contains:
- the LOC18099771 gene encoding heavy metal-associated isoprenylated plant protein 6 isoform X6, with translation MEIKVVDLGCEKCHKKIKRVLCAIPQIQNQTYDKKENTVTITVVGCCPEKIKKKIYSKGGRTVKCVEIKPPPKEKPKPEKKPEPKPEKEPEPKPCTCCEKCRRGPCCHHFCMPTVPPYCHVPSECDKWGDGCCSCRSRGYYVCRSAYVCEEYYPPTCTIM, from the exons ATGGAGATTAAGGTGGTTGACCTAGGATGCGAAAAATGccacaagaaaatcaagagaGTACTGTGTGCTATCCCTC AAATCCAGAACCAGACATATGACAAGAAGGAAAACACAGTGACAATCACTGTGGTGGGTTGCTGTCctgaaaagatcaagaaaaaaatatacagcaAAGGAGGTCGAACTGTCAAGTGCGTTGAGATCAAGCCGCCTCCGAAGgaaaaaccaaaaccagaaaaaaaaccagaaccaaaaccagaaaaagaaccagaaccaaaaccatGCACATGTTGTGAAAAATGCCGCCGAGGCCCATGTTGTCATCACTTTTGTATGCCAACAGTCCCTCCATATTGTCATGTACCTTCAGAGTGTGATAAATGGGGAGATGGATGCTGTAGTTGCCGAAGTAGGGGTTACTATGTGTGCAGAAGTGCATATGTTTGTGAAGAGTACTACCCCCCGACATGCACAATCATGTAA
- the LOC18099771 gene encoding protein PYRICULARIA ORYZAE RESISTANCE 21 isoform X5, with the protein MVETKVTTMVIKVVDLGCEKCHKKIKKVLCEIQNQTYDKKENTVTITVVGCCPEKIKKKIYSKGGRTVKCVEIKPPPKEKPKPEKKPEPKPEKEPEPKPCTCCEKCRRGPCCHHFCMPTVPPYCHVPSECDKWGDGCCSCRSRGYYVCRSAYVCEEYYPPTCTIM; encoded by the exons ATGGTAGAAACG AAAGTCACAACGATGGTGATCAAGGTGGTTGACCTTGGATGCGAAAAATGccacaagaaaatcaagaaagtaCTGTGTG AAATCCAGAACCAGACATATGACAAGAAGGAAAACACAGTGACAATCACTGTGGTGGGTTGCTGTCctgaaaagatcaagaaaaaaatatacagcaAAGGAGGTCGAACTGTCAAGTGCGTTGAGATCAAGCCGCCTCCGAAGgaaaaaccaaaaccagaaaaaaaaccagaaccaaaaccagaaaaagaaccagaaccaaaaccatGCACATGTTGTGAAAAATGCCGCCGAGGCCCATGTTGTCATCACTTTTGTATGCCAACAGTCCCTCCATATTGTCATGTACCTTCAGAGTGTGATAAATGGGGAGATGGATGCTGTAGTTGCCGAAGTAGGGGTTACTATGTGTGCAGAAGTGCATATGTTTGTGAAGAGTACTACCCCCCGACATGCACAATCATGTAA
- the LOC18099771 gene encoding heavy metal-associated isoprenylated plant protein 6 isoform X2, which produces MVETKVTTMVIKVVDLGCEKCHKKIKKVLCGIPQIQNQTYDKKENTVTITVVGCCPEKIKKKIYSKGGRTVKCVEIKPPPKEKPKPEKKPEPKPEKEPEPKPCTCCEKCRRGPCCHHFCMPTVPPYCHVPSECDKWGDGCCSCRSRGYYVCRSAYVCEEYYPPTCTIM; this is translated from the exons ATGGTAGAAACG AAAGTCACAACGATGGTGATCAAGGTGGTTGACCTTGGATGCGAAAAATGccacaagaaaatcaagaaagtaCTGTGTGGTATCCCTC AAATCCAGAACCAGACATATGACAAGAAGGAAAACACAGTGACAATCACTGTGGTGGGTTGCTGTCctgaaaagatcaagaaaaaaatatacagcaAAGGAGGTCGAACTGTCAAGTGCGTTGAGATCAAGCCGCCTCCGAAGgaaaaaccaaaaccagaaaaaaaaccagaaccaaaaccagaaaaagaaccagaaccaaaaccatGCACATGTTGTGAAAAATGCCGCCGAGGCCCATGTTGTCATCACTTTTGTATGCCAACAGTCCCTCCATATTGTCATGTACCTTCAGAGTGTGATAAATGGGGAGATGGATGCTGTAGTTGCCGAAGTAGGGGTTACTATGTGTGCAGAAGTGCATATGTTTGTGAAGAGTACTACCCCCCGACATGCACAATCATGTAA
- the LOC18099771 gene encoding protein PYRICULARIA ORYZAE RESISTANCE 21 isoform X1 produces the protein MVETKVTTMEIKVVDLGCEKCHKKIKRVLCAIPQIQNQTYDKKANTVTITVVCCCPEKIKKKIYSKGGRTVKCVEIKPPPKPKSETKPESETKPETKPESETKPETKTQTQTEPETKQEPKPCTCCEKCRRGPCCHHFCMPTVPPYCPVPCRRAVCDIWEDGCCSCRSRGYYLCRSAYVCEEYYYPSAPCTIM, from the exons ATGGTAGAAACG AAAGTCACAACGATGGAGATTAAGGTGGTTGACCTAGGATGCGAAAAATGccacaagaaaatcaagagaGTACTGTGTGCTATCCCTC AAATCCAGAACCAGACATATGACAAGAAGGCAAACACAGTGACAATCACTGTGGTGTGTTGCTGTCctgaaaagatcaagaaaaaaatatacagcaAAGGAGGTCGAACTGTCAAGTGCGTTGAGATCAAGCCGCCTCCGAAGCCAAAATCAGAAACAAAACCAGAATCAGAAACAAAACCAGAAACAAAACCAGAATCAGAAACAAAAccagaaacaaaaacacaaacacaaacagaaccagaaacaaaacaagaaccAAAACCATGCACATGTTGTGAAAAATGCCGCCGAGGCCCATGTTGTCATCACTTTTGTATGCCAACAGTACCTCCATATTGTCCTGTACCTTGTAGAAGGGCGGTGTGTGATATATGGGAAGACGGTTGTTGTAGTTGCCGAAGTAGGGGTTACTATCTGTGCAGAAGTGCATATGTTTGTGAAGAGTACTACTATCCCTCGGCGCCATGCACAATCATGTAA